The following coding sequences are from one Streptomyces sp. NBC_01485 window:
- a CDS encoding helix-turn-helix domain-containing protein: MTSNVNPTVRRRRLGQELRKLREDKHMTAEQVAERLLVSQSKISRLENGRRSISQRDVRDLCGVYEVEDQRLVEALMEMAKDSRQQGWWHAFGDIPYSVYIGLETDAESLRVYEPQVVTGLLQTRAYAEAIIQGALPETSETEIEKRVQVRMKRQERITADEKPLRLWAVLDEAALRRLVGSRQVMREQLEHLTEMMRLPQVTVQVLPFDVGAHPGLNGQYTILEFSDAADSSVVYIEGVTSDLYLEKALDVQKYGVMYEHLRAQALSVEQSRQFIEDMAKSYAR; encoded by the coding sequence GTGACGTCCAATGTCAATCCCACCGTCAGACGGCGCCGGTTGGGCCAGGAGCTGCGCAAACTTCGCGAGGACAAGCACATGACGGCCGAGCAGGTCGCCGAACGTCTGCTCGTCTCCCAGTCGAAGATCAGCCGCCTCGAAAACGGCCGCCGCAGCATCAGTCAGCGTGACGTCCGCGACCTGTGCGGGGTCTACGAGGTCGAGGACCAGCGGCTGGTCGAAGCCCTGATGGAAATGGCCAAGGACTCCCGCCAGCAGGGCTGGTGGCATGCCTTCGGGGACATCCCGTACAGCGTGTACATCGGTCTGGAGACGGACGCGGAGTCGTTGCGCGTGTACGAACCCCAGGTGGTCACCGGGCTGTTGCAGACGCGGGCGTATGCCGAGGCCATCATCCAGGGCGCGTTGCCCGAGACCTCGGAGACCGAGATCGAGAAGCGCGTCCAGGTGCGCATGAAGCGGCAGGAGCGCATCACGGCCGACGAGAAGCCGTTGCGGCTGTGGGCGGTGCTGGACGAGGCGGCGCTGCGTCGCCTGGTCGGCAGCCGGCAGGTGATGCGTGAGCAGTTGGAACACCTCACCGAGATGATGCGGCTTCCGCAGGTCACCGTTCAGGTGTTGCCGTTCGACGTCGGTGCGCACCCGGGCCTCAACGGCCAGTACACGATCCTGGAGTTCTCCGACGCGGCCGATTCGAGCGTGGTGTACATCGAGGGCGTGACCAGCGATCTCTACCTCGAGAAGGCGCTCGACGTGCAGAAGTACGGCGTGATGTACGAGCACCTTCGGGCGCAGGCGCTGAGCGTGGAGCAGTCGCGTCAGTTCATCGAGGACATGGCGAAGTCCTACGCCCGCTGA
- a CDS encoding GOLPH3/VPS74 family protein yields the protein MGRSRRTLPEELLLLALDPTTGTTAQPQSLDLGLAGAQLVELALAGRIAPDGDRIAVVAPRPTGDPTLDCALELLRRRGAPVRAVHWIGGPRLGLRQTYLSHLERCGMVAAVAGQMCGVLPTTRYQATDNDISREIKARLDSAIRTGVPPDPRTAALAALAHAVGLGKHLYPGNEGRSSRSRLRDLIRHDPMGGLVAHAVMDVQNGAAAQPRRQQAPAGRQAGPGARPAPEPARGVPAQPHRGPMVRVVAH from the coding sequence ATGGGCAGGAGCCGCAGAACTCTTCCGGAAGAGTTGTTGCTGCTGGCGTTGGACCCGACCACGGGTACCACCGCACAGCCGCAGTCGCTCGACCTTGGTCTGGCCGGAGCGCAGCTAGTGGAGCTGGCGCTGGCCGGACGGATAGCCCCTGACGGGGATCGTATCGCCGTGGTGGCACCACGGCCGACTGGAGATCCGACATTGGACTGCGCGTTGGAGTTGCTGCGAAGGCGTGGCGCTCCTGTACGTGCCGTCCACTGGATCGGCGGGCCGCGACTCGGGCTGCGCCAGACCTACCTCTCGCATCTGGAGCGCTGCGGCATGGTTGCCGCCGTGGCGGGTCAGATGTGCGGAGTGCTGCCGACGACTCGCTATCAGGCGACGGACAACGACATCAGCCGGGAGATCAAGGCCCGGCTGGACTCCGCGATCCGCACCGGCGTCCCGCCGGACCCGCGGACCGCGGCGCTCGCCGCACTGGCGCACGCGGTCGGCCTCGGCAAGCACCTGTATCCGGGGAACGAGGGACGTTCGTCCCGCTCCCGGCTGCGGGACCTGATCAGGCACGACCCGATGGGCGGCCTCGTGGCGCACGCCGTGATGGACGTCCAGAACGGCGCGGCGGCACAGCCACGTCGTCAGCAGGCACCCGCCGGCCGCCAGGCCGGACCGGGGGCCAGGCCCGCTCCGGAGCCCGCCCGTGGCGTTCCGGCGCAGCCGCACCGCGGTCCCATGGTGCGTGTCGTGGCCCACTGA
- a CDS encoding D-alanyl-D-alanine carboxypeptidase, with product MAGESPDRSKQRESSAEPTSGSAGTVPEAREPRDPRVAAARDTEPPAPRGGVDTATRVFSVRDLKTEESENPGSPEESAAAATAAEPGETGEPDDAAETGRSAAPGESGKIAGADDAGKPEGTGESGKPAKARDPRTAPQTGKAGPVGAIEKAGAANETGGAANEDAERDAVDVEDTASAPEAAGAAKAGEAAETGKAAETAEAGKPERGAEARKASATRTTGAAGEPGEPEDQDAVSAPEATEAAETGKGAGTGKPAKGDAPGAATQTGETGSAGAAGSAGAAGKSPKTDATNAAKKPAEPADTEDAGKVEDAVRGADGVEDAPRAPEAAQGGSEGVEDVESAPETPARAPGGRDDLLRAAVAQWVASADADTDGHAEAKERSESDAGAAGKSGDEPTDAAPRPAPKPAPKWASNADKAEPDEDRDEDDAAADGSPVDQPTAVFKAPRPKPAVDQPTTMLKLGDATKPKPDEPDAEPDAQPETSASAPAERTSKFVALKPLDEPRPPKPAAKTPADVTALVPQIGPERTTQQPLPPRPPLDLLAELTNTPPPPPTPMRSLGRRIKIWTPLVVLLLVVFAIAQAARPLPATALALTAKDSYTFAGGKTQLPWPSEGQGWIDADGVGTVGSFGKQTPVAIGSVAKTMTAYIILKDHPMKSGEEGPEIEVDATAEKEGSYDVSGDESTLNTVKAGDKLTEKQALSAVLIPSANNIARLLARWDAGSEAAFVKKMNTTAKELGMTNTTYTDPSGLKETTVSTAEDQVKLGRAFVKVPALVDISSAASWTDPSGKYWTNYNTLPYHIGAIGIKTGSTTAAGGNLLFASRKKVDGQTVTLVGAVLGQHKPKILETVNAVSQTALLAAQDALTSAKILKKGDVVGYVDDKLGGRTPVVITKDVSAVGWAGMTVKLSFVSGDVPHAAKAGTQVGTLTVGDGSGSAVKVPVALQTDLVEPGFSDKLTRVG from the coding sequence GTGGCGGGCGAGTCCCCCGACAGGTCGAAGCAGCGCGAGTCGTCGGCAGAACCGACGTCGGGGAGCGCGGGCACGGTTCCCGAAGCACGCGAGCCCCGCGACCCGCGGGTCGCGGCGGCGCGCGACACCGAACCGCCCGCGCCCCGCGGCGGCGTGGACACGGCGACCCGGGTGTTCTCCGTACGAGACCTCAAAACCGAGGAATCCGAGAACCCCGGCTCCCCCGAGGAGTCCGCCGCGGCGGCGACAGCCGCAGAGCCCGGCGAGACCGGCGAACCCGACGATGCTGCGGAGACCGGACGGTCGGCGGCCCCCGGCGAGTCCGGGAAGATCGCGGGAGCCGACGACGCCGGGAAGCCTGAGGGGACCGGCGAGTCCGGGAAGCCTGCGAAGGCCCGCGACCCCAGGACTGCCCCCCAGACCGGCAAGGCCGGGCCTGTCGGCGCGATCGAGAAGGCCGGAGCCGCCAACGAGACCGGTGGGGCCGCGAACGAGGACGCCGAGCGCGACGCGGTCGACGTCGAGGACACCGCGAGCGCCCCGGAGGCCGCAGGAGCCGCGAAGGCCGGCGAAGCCGCCGAGACCGGGAAGGCTGCGGAGACGGCGGAGGCCGGGAAGCCCGAGCGCGGCGCAGAGGCCCGGAAGGCCTCGGCCACGCGCACGACCGGTGCAGCCGGGGAACCCGGCGAGCCCGAGGACCAGGACGCCGTAAGCGCCCCGGAGGCCACGGAAGCCGCCGAGACCGGAAAGGGCGCCGGGACCGGGAAGCCTGCGAAGGGCGACGCCCCCGGGGCTGCCACCCAGACCGGCGAAACCGGGTCTGCCGGTGCGGCCGGGTCTGCCGGTGCGGCCGGGAAGTCGCCGAAGACCGACGCGACCAACGCCGCCAAGAAGCCCGCCGAGCCCGCCGACACCGAAGACGCCGGCAAGGTCGAGGACGCCGTACGTGGTGCGGATGGCGTCGAGGATGCCCCGCGCGCCCCGGAAGCCGCTCAGGGCGGCTCTGAGGGCGTCGAGGACGTCGAGAGTGCCCCGGAGACGCCCGCGAGGGCTCCCGGGGGCCGTGATGACCTCCTGCGGGCCGCTGTGGCCCAGTGGGTGGCCTCGGCGGACGCCGACACCGACGGCCACGCCGAGGCGAAGGAACGTTCCGAGAGCGACGCCGGGGCAGCCGGCAAGTCCGGTGACGAGCCCACCGACGCCGCACCGCGACCCGCCCCCAAGCCCGCCCCGAAGTGGGCGTCCAACGCCGACAAGGCCGAGCCGGACGAGGACCGGGACGAGGACGACGCGGCGGCCGACGGTTCCCCCGTCGATCAGCCCACCGCCGTCTTCAAGGCACCCCGGCCCAAGCCCGCCGTCGACCAGCCGACCACCATGCTGAAGCTGGGCGACGCCACCAAGCCCAAGCCGGACGAACCCGACGCCGAACCCGACGCCCAGCCGGAGACTTCCGCCTCCGCTCCCGCCGAGCGGACCAGCAAGTTCGTCGCGCTCAAGCCGCTCGACGAGCCCCGCCCGCCGAAGCCCGCCGCCAAGACGCCCGCCGACGTCACCGCGCTCGTCCCGCAGATCGGGCCCGAGCGGACCACGCAGCAGCCGCTGCCGCCGAGGCCGCCGCTGGACCTGCTGGCGGAGCTGACGAACACCCCGCCGCCCCCGCCGACCCCGATGCGTTCGCTCGGCCGGCGGATCAAGATCTGGACGCCGCTGGTCGTCCTGCTGCTGGTCGTGTTTGCGATCGCGCAGGCCGCACGGCCGTTGCCGGCGACCGCGTTGGCCCTCACCGCGAAGGACTCGTACACCTTCGCGGGCGGCAAGACGCAGTTGCCCTGGCCGAGTGAGGGGCAGGGTTGGATCGACGCCGACGGCGTCGGCACGGTGGGCAGTTTCGGCAAGCAGACGCCCGTGGCCATCGGCTCGGTCGCCAAGACCATGACCGCGTACATCATCCTCAAGGACCACCCGATGAAGTCCGGGGAGGAAGGCCCGGAGATCGAGGTCGACGCGACGGCGGAGAAGGAGGGCAGCTACGACGTCTCCGGCGACGAGTCGACGCTCAACACCGTCAAGGCCGGCGACAAGCTCACCGAGAAGCAGGCCCTGTCGGCCGTCCTGATCCCCTCCGCCAACAACATCGCGCGGCTGCTCGCGCGCTGGGACGCGGGTTCGGAGGCGGCGTTCGTGAAGAAGATGAACACCACCGCCAAGGAACTGGGGATGACGAACACGACGTACACCGACCCCTCGGGCCTCAAGGAGACCACCGTCTCCACGGCCGAGGACCAGGTGAAGCTCGGCCGCGCGTTCGTGAAGGTCCCGGCCCTGGTCGACATCTCCAGCGCGGCCAGTTGGACCGACCCCTCCGGCAAGTACTGGACCAACTACAACACGCTGCCCTACCACATCGGCGCGATCGGCATCAAGACCGGCAGCACCACCGCGGCCGGCGGCAACCTGCTCTTCGCCTCCCGCAAGAAGGTGGACGGGCAGACGGTGACCCTCGTCGGCGCGGTCCTCGGCCAGCACAAACCGAAGATCCTCGAGACGGTCAACGCGGTCAGCCAGACGGCGCTGCTCGCCGCCCAGGACGCGCTCACCTCGGCGAAGATCCTGAAGAAGGGCGATGTCGTCGGATATGTGGACGACAAGCTGGGCGGCCGTACCCCCGTCGTCATCACCAAGGACGTCTCGGCGGTCGGCTGGGCGGGCATGACGGTGAAGCTGTCCTTCGTCTCCGGCGACGTACCGCACGCCGCGAAGGCCGGCACCCAGGTGGGCACGCTCACCGTCGGGGACGGCTCCGGCAGCGCGGTCAAGGTGCCGGTCGCCCTCCAGACGGACCTGGTCGAGCCGGGCTTCTCGGACAAGCTGACCCGCGTCGGCTGA
- a CDS encoding MFS transporter: MATAEPTRADETGPDPDPHVGSRTKLPAPQSGDHDRDPVTESAARPVVDVERGSLPDRTDPPPPPTKSRVGALSAVRTALDPLRGRLLRHLVLSMTALSGGLHLLWFFTFANSGGDLAAQDAWAEFVGRHPDSAYNLAWYGGMHPVSYSMVSPYLMSVLGVRTTMMIAGTLSAGLLTLVLLRCRPVRNPVWPALAGVFALLCNAASGRVTFGLGNMFALGAVAVVFCWPHRWRYKRWAKALCAAPLAALATMGSPVAGLFVGMVAVALFLQKRRPGAWALGLAPTAVVAVSAWLFPFSGTQPMSFGSASLPLLFSAVVFAVVPRDWKTVRITAAVYGLGVLGVWLISSQIGSNITRLAMLVSGVVLMAALPFAVPRSRRWYVIVLSSVLFVGWIGFKSVDDVVRTTPAASWARELAPLVNELQGVGAEKGRVEVVPARSHREASALAPYVNLARGWNRQADMERNPLFYDDTLNSANYHDWLQRWAVHFVVVPKEALDGDGGERERELVQRGLPYLEQVWGDANWQLFKVTDPAPLAEPNAVVQRAEQGEMTIDVKKAGRILIRIPYSPWLSIVDAQGKSLKAPQETDASKDRAEGEPKTYDNVNGCLFETEEDAEGDKWTMLVAPKTGTYRLAAPYQLPRGTPCPDELK, encoded by the coding sequence GTGGCCACTGCGGAGCCGACACGCGCCGACGAAACCGGTCCGGACCCGGACCCGCACGTCGGCTCGCGGACGAAGCTGCCCGCCCCCCAGTCGGGCGACCACGACCGTGACCCGGTCACCGAGTCGGCGGCACGGCCGGTGGTAGACGTCGAGCGGGGCAGCCTCCCGGACCGAACCGACCCGCCGCCGCCCCCCACAAAGTCCCGCGTCGGAGCCCTCAGCGCCGTCCGAACCGCCCTCGACCCCCTCCGCGGCCGGCTGCTCCGCCACCTCGTGCTGTCCATGACGGCACTGTCCGGCGGTCTGCACCTCCTCTGGTTCTTCACTTTCGCGAACAGTGGTGGCGATCTCGCGGCGCAGGACGCGTGGGCCGAGTTCGTCGGCCGGCACCCCGACTCCGCGTACAACCTCGCCTGGTACGGCGGCATGCACCCGGTGTCGTACAGCATGGTGTCGCCGTATCTGATGTCCGTGCTCGGCGTCCGCACGACGATGATGATCGCCGGGACGCTGTCCGCCGGACTTCTCACCCTCGTCCTGCTGCGCTGCCGCCCGGTGCGGAACCCGGTGTGGCCGGCGCTGGCCGGTGTCTTCGCGCTGCTGTGCAACGCCGCTTCCGGGCGGGTGACGTTCGGGCTGGGCAACATGTTCGCGCTGGGCGCGGTCGCCGTCGTGTTCTGCTGGCCGCACCGCTGGCGCTACAAACGGTGGGCGAAGGCGTTGTGCGCCGCGCCGCTCGCCGCGCTCGCCACGATGGGCTCGCCGGTGGCCGGCCTCTTCGTGGGCATGGTCGCCGTCGCGCTGTTCCTGCAGAAACGGCGGCCGGGCGCGTGGGCGCTCGGTCTCGCGCCGACGGCCGTCGTCGCCGTCTCCGCCTGGCTGTTCCCCTTCTCCGGCACGCAGCCCATGTCGTTCGGCTCGGCGTCGCTGCCGCTGCTGTTCTCGGCGGTCGTCTTCGCCGTCGTCCCGCGCGACTGGAAGACCGTACGGATCACGGCGGCGGTGTACGGGCTCGGGGTGCTGGGGGTGTGGCTGATCAGTTCGCAGATCGGCTCCAACATCACGCGGCTGGCGATGCTGGTGTCGGGCGTGGTGCTGATGGCGGCGCTGCCGTTCGCGGTGCCGCGCAGCCGCAGGTGGTACGTGATCGTCCTGTCGTCCGTGCTGTTCGTGGGCTGGATCGGCTTCAAGTCGGTGGACGACGTCGTACGGACGACCCCGGCGGCCTCCTGGGCGCGTGAGCTCGCGCCGCTGGTGAACGAGTTGCAGGGGGTCGGCGCGGAGAAGGGGCGGGTGGAGGTCGTCCCGGCCCGCTCGCACCGCGAGGCGTCCGCGCTCGCGCCGTACGTCAACCTCGCCCGGGGCTGGAACCGGCAGGCCGACATGGAGCGCAACCCGCTCTTCTACGACGACACCCTGAACTCCGCGAACTACCACGACTGGCTCCAGCGGTGGGCCGTCCACTTCGTCGTCGTCCCCAAGGAGGCGCTGGACGGCGACGGTGGCGAGCGGGAGCGGGAGCTCGTGCAGCGGGGGCTGCCGTATCTGGAGCAGGTCTGGGGCGACGCCAACTGGCAGCTCTTCAAGGTCACCGACCCGGCTCCGCTCGCCGAGCCGAACGCGGTCGTGCAGCGGGCCGAGCAGGGCGAGATGACGATCGACGTGAAGAAGGCGGGGCGGATCCTGATCCGGATCCCGTACTCGCCGTGGCTGAGCATCGTCGACGCGCAGGGCAAGAGCCTCAAGGCCCCGCAGGAGACGGACGCGTCCAAGGACCGGGCCGAGGGGGAGCCGAAGACGTACGACAACGTCAACGGGTGCCTGTTCGAGACGGAGGAGGACGCGGAGGGCGACAAGTGGACGATGCTGGTCGCGCCGAAGACGGGAACCTACCGCCTGGCCGCGCCCTACCAACTCCCCCGTGGAACCCCCTGCCCCGACGAACTGAAGTAG
- a CDS encoding SDR family oxidoreductase produces the protein MSLLTGRTVVVSGVGAGLGHQVAAAVVRDGGNAVLGARTEANLAKSAAEIDPAGARTAYRVTDIRDEGQCEALAELARERFGGIDAVVQVAAWDSYFGGVEDADFATWQSVIDVNLLGSLRMARACLPGLRAAGGGAVVFIGTQSAVAAPSQVRQAAYAASKGALTSAMYSLARELGPHRIRVNTVLPGWMWGPPVQAYVRFTAQAEGVAEEEVLGRLTGRMALPGLATDGDVADAAVFLASDRARAITGQSLLVNAGELMR, from the coding sequence ATGTCACTGCTCACCGGCAGGACCGTCGTCGTCTCGGGTGTCGGGGCCGGGCTCGGGCATCAGGTCGCCGCCGCCGTCGTACGGGACGGCGGGAACGCGGTGCTGGGGGCGCGCACCGAGGCGAATCTCGCCAAGAGCGCGGCCGAGATCGACCCGGCGGGGGCGCGTACGGCGTACCGGGTCACCGACATCAGGGACGAGGGGCAGTGCGAGGCGCTGGCGGAGCTGGCGCGGGAGCGGTTCGGCGGGATCGACGCGGTGGTCCAGGTGGCCGCCTGGGACTCGTACTTCGGCGGGGTCGAGGACGCCGACTTCGCCACCTGGCAGTCGGTGATCGACGTGAACCTGCTGGGCAGTCTGCGGATGGCGCGGGCGTGCCTGCCGGGGCTGAGGGCGGCGGGCGGCGGGGCGGTGGTGTTCATCGGGACGCAGTCCGCCGTCGCCGCGCCCTCGCAGGTGCGGCAGGCGGCGTACGCGGCGTCGAAAGGGGCGTTGACCAGCGCCATGTACTCCCTCGCGCGGGAGCTCGGGCCGCACCGGATCCGGGTCAACACCGTGCTGCCGGGGTGGATGTGGGGGCCGCCGGTGCAGGCGTACGTGCGGTTCACCGCACAGGCGGAGGGGGTGGCGGAGGAGGAGGTGCTGGGGCGGCTCACGGGGCGGATGGCGTTGCCCGGGCTCGCCACGGACGGGGATGTGGCGGACGCGGCGGTGTTCCTGGCGTCGGACCGGGCGCGGGCGATCACCGGGCAGTCGTTGCTGGTCAACGCCGGGGAGCTGATGCGGTGA
- a CDS encoding sodium:solute symporter family protein, with product MNGLDWAVLIGYFGVMVAIGVWSHKRVDNVSDFFTAGGKMPWWLSGISHHMSGYSAVMFTGYAGIAYTYGVTSFVTWSFPIALGIAIGSKLFAPRINRLRSRLHVASPLEYLKNRYDLKTQQALAWSGMLLKIVDVGAKWAAIATLLSVFTGISLNQGILITGAITAVYCTIGGLWADALTELGQFVIQLLAGVAMFVAVVLKLNDKGIGFFGAWDEPELQGHGEPLVGPYGTVFLLAFLFIKLFEYNGGMLNQAQRYMATSDAHEAERSARLSAALWLVWPVVLFFPMWMSPLLVESQKPDGSDSYGLMTEQLLPHGLLGLVIVGFFSHTMAMCSSDANAIAAVFTRDCAPVVWRRARTWNEGQGLRVARITTVVFLGLSMAAATQVNSPAFKDIITVVIKWVAGLMGPMAIPMMLGLLRPFRRSGPTAALTSWSMGLLAFWLVNYPINWNVDGGVPLQYQVSIPLAVSLVLYILIGFLKPEDTPERLAIIERINTDGDGGASAAAEVPGARDEVPTAVKD from the coding sequence ATGAACGGTCTCGACTGGGCCGTGTTGATCGGCTACTTCGGCGTGATGGTCGCCATCGGCGTCTGGTCGCACAAGCGCGTCGACAACGTGAGCGACTTCTTCACCGCCGGCGGCAAGATGCCCTGGTGGCTGTCGGGCATCTCGCACCACATGTCGGGCTACAGCGCGGTGATGTTCACCGGGTACGCGGGCATCGCCTACACCTACGGCGTCACCTCCTTCGTCACCTGGTCCTTCCCCATCGCGCTCGGCATCGCCATCGGCTCGAAACTGTTCGCGCCGCGCATCAACCGGCTCCGCTCGCGGCTGCACGTGGCCTCGCCGCTGGAGTACCTGAAGAACCGCTACGACCTCAAGACGCAGCAGGCGCTCGCCTGGTCGGGGATGCTGCTGAAGATCGTGGACGTGGGGGCCAAGTGGGCCGCCATCGCGACCCTGTTGTCCGTCTTCACCGGGATCTCCCTCAACCAGGGCATCCTGATCACCGGCGCGATCACCGCCGTCTACTGCACGATCGGCGGCCTGTGGGCGGACGCGCTGACGGAGTTGGGCCAGTTCGTCATCCAACTCCTCGCCGGCGTCGCGATGTTCGTCGCCGTCGTACTGAAACTGAACGACAAGGGCATCGGCTTCTTCGGCGCGTGGGACGAGCCGGAGCTCCAGGGTCACGGGGAGCCGCTCGTGGGACCGTACGGCACGGTGTTCCTGCTCGCGTTCCTCTTCATCAAGCTCTTCGAGTACAACGGCGGCATGCTCAACCAGGCCCAGCGGTACATGGCCACGTCCGACGCGCACGAGGCCGAGCGGTCGGCGCGGCTGTCGGCGGCGCTGTGGCTGGTGTGGCCCGTGGTCCTGTTCTTCCCCATGTGGATGTCGCCGCTGCTGGTGGAGTCGCAGAAGCCCGACGGCTCCGACTCCTACGGCCTGATGACCGAACAGCTCCTGCCGCACGGCCTGTTGGGCCTGGTCATCGTCGGTTTCTTCTCGCACACGATGGCCATGTGCTCGTCCGACGCCAACGCCATCGCCGCCGTCTTCACCCGGGACTGCGCGCCGGTGGTGTGGCGCAGGGCACGGACCTGGAACGAGGGGCAGGGGCTGCGCGTCGCCCGGATCACGACCGTCGTCTTCCTCGGGCTGTCCATGGCGGCGGCCACGCAGGTCAACTCTCCCGCCTTCAAGGACATCATCACCGTCGTCATCAAGTGGGTGGCCGGGCTGATGGGCCCGATGGCGATCCCGATGATGCTGGGCCTGCTGCGCCCGTTCCGCCGCTCCGGCCCGACGGCCGCGCTGACCAGCTGGTCGATGGGCCTGCTCGCCTTCTGGCTGGTCAACTACCCGATCAACTGGAACGTCGACGGCGGCGTCCCGCTCCAGTACCAGGTGTCGATCCCGCTGGCCGTGTCGCTGGTCCTCTACATCCTCATCGGCTTCCTCAAGCCCGAGGACACCCCGGAACGGCTCGCGATCATCGAACGCATCAACACGGACGGGGACGGCGGCGCTTCGGCGGCGGCGGAGGTACCGGGGGCGCGGGACGAGGTCCCCACCGCGGTGAAGGACTGA